Proteins encoded within one genomic window of Eurosta solidaginis isolate ZX-2024a chromosome 1, ASM4086904v1, whole genome shotgun sequence:
- the LOC137244641 gene encoding uncharacterized protein has product METISVNDFTSQQLRAWLQQLNLPTSGAKSALAIRLNQIPVAERGQCPIVGSDGVEIVEPTTDVHERSNNNGNDEDSNGAGAGGNYNGSDEHVNGDNMTISQMQHMKDELMRREKGILEKELQILRRLADLNMNTVVASETAPVQPSQVPIDVILNIVPEYDGKASVDIWLSQLQSVSVAYGIDDNLQRVLLLSKLKGKALSWMHSKPNFATEELQNLLAELREAFSTKERKLVLRRKFEARKWKAGESFLQYYGDKIALSNLLHFEDDEIVDYLIEGISDEQLRTQAYLQCYASKAQLLQAFSKINLKPSKANVSTANTTQAKRCFNCNCLGHYASDCKKAKREKGACYACGKMPHRVAECPERKNRVQLIDDGEYDAS; this is encoded by the exons ATGGAAACGATCAGTGTGAATGATTTTACAAGCCAGCAATTGCGTGCTTGGCTTCAACAGCTGAATTTGCCAACGAGTGGCGCAAAGAGCGCATTAGCAATTCGGCTGAACCAAATCCCGGTAGCGGAGCGTGGACAATGTCCGATAGTTGGAAGCGATGGAGTCGAAATTGTTGAACCAACCACCGACGTACATGAGCGGAGCAACAATAATGGTAACGATGAGGATAGCAATGGTGCAGGTGCTGGCGGTAATTACAACGGGAGCGATGAACATGTAAACGGCGACAATATGACCATATCACAGATGCAGCATATGAAAGACGAACTAATGAGGCGTGAGAAAGGAATATTAGAGAAAGAGTTGCAAATTCTACGACGGTTGGCAGATCTCAACATGAATACGGTGGTGGCCAGCGAAACAGCACCAGTACAACCAAGCCAAGTCCCCATTGACGTTATTTTAAATATAGTGCCCGAGTACGATGGGAAAGCCAGCGTAGACATTTGGCTATCACAGTTGCAGAGTGTAAGCGTGGCCTATGGTATCGACGACAATCTACAGCGCGTTTTGCTGTTAAGCAAGCTGAAGGGCAAGGCTTTATCGTGGATGCATTCTAAACCAAACTTTGCAACAGAAGAGCTACAAAATTTATTGGCTGAACTGCGGGAAGCGTTTAGCACGAAGGAAAGGAAATTAGTATTGCGTAGAAAGTTCGAAGCCAGGAAATGGAAAGCTGGCGAAAGTTTTTTACAATATTACGGTGACAAAATTGCCCTGTCAAACTTGTTACACTTCGAAGACGATGAGATAGTGGACTACCTTATTGAAGGCATAAGCGATGAACAGCTCCGGACACAGGCGTACTTGCAGTGTTATGCGTCAAAAGCACAGCTTCTACAAGCATTTTCGAAGATTAATTTAAAACCGAGTAAAGCAAATGTTTCTACCGCAAATACCACACAGGCGAAAAGATGTTTCAACTGCAATTGTTTGGGCCACTACGCTTCTGATTGTAAGAAAGCAAAAAGGGAAAAAGGTGCGTGCTACGCTTGTGGGAAGATGCCGCACCGGGTCGCAGAGTGTCCAGAACGTAAGAACCGGGTCCAGCTGATTGACGATGGGGAATAC GATGCCTCATAG
- the LOC137244636 gene encoding uncharacterized protein has protein sequence MVKTSITDTRVRVRPSRKLLQLVEQHKESISEIPENFITVLKANGYNISNKIELINSSYDIKQSSKIDLKLLRDVEEEVDVDATIYANSNTADEVQNTETTEYLYLSDLRWLNQWLTQQRVEKGLNIYLHNLIEDCSLELPKNEEMERNPVLEARCQRLREQQQNQEYLNMTKNVDSGLKHIPDDTLAYQVKAMNTQMIAVLQFIFSVAAGFVFGFLGLELIFGGLKFGLRLVLGIFCALVVAVAEMYFLVKKLNEEDKAITSLKKSAAPVIKKDNKSKPHQE, from the exons ATGGTTAAAACAAGCATCACTGATACCCGTGTGAGAGTGCGACCATCCCGTAAATTATTGCAACTTGTCGAACAACATAAGGAAAGTATAAGTGAGATTCCTGAAAATTTCATCACAGTTTTAAAAGCAAATGGCTACAATATTTCGAATAAAATAGAGCTTATAAATTCTTCATATGACATAAAACAGTCCTCAAAAATTGATTTGAAGCTTCTTCGCGATGTTGAGGAAGAAGTAGATGTAGATGCCACCATATATGCAAATTCAAACACAGCAGATGAAGTGCAAAATACAGAAACAACGGAGTACTTATATTTATCTGATTTGCGTTGGTTAAACCAGTGGCTGACACAGCAACGAGTAGAGAAAGGTTTAAACATATATCTACACAATTTAATAGAAGATTGTTCTTTAGAACTGCCAAAGAATGAGGAAATGGAACGAAATCCAGTACTAGAAGCTCGATGCCAGCGCTTACGCGAGCAACAGCAAAATCAGGAATATCTCAACATGACTAAAAATGTGGACTCAGGCCTTAAACATATACCCGATGATACCTTAGCCTATCAAG tAAAAGCAATGAACACCCAAATGATAGCAGTTTTGCAATTTATTTTTTCTGTGGCAGCGGGATTCGTGTTCGGCTTTTTGGGGTTGGAACTAATTTTTGGTGGCTTAAAATTCGGTTTGCGTTTAGTGTTGGGAATATTTTGTGcacttgttgttgctgttgctgaaaTGTACTTTCTTGTTAAAAAGTTAAATGAAGAAGATAAAGCAATAACGTCTTTGAAAAAGTCGGCTGCTCCTGTTATAAAAAAAGACAATAAATCTAAACCTCATCAAGAGTGA